The nucleotide window CGAATGTATTGCGAACAAGTATGACTCCGAAGGTTTCTTGGCGTTCATTCCTTGGACTTTCCAACCGGATAATACAAACCTCAAGCTGGAGCGTCAGACGCCGGAAGAGTACTTGAAGACTGTAGCCATCAGCCGACTAGTGCTGGATAATATCAAGAATATTCAATCCTCTTGGGTAACCATGGGCCCTGAGATCGGTAAGAAGTCACTTGAATTTGGCTGTAATGACTTCGGTAGCACGATGATCGAAGAGAACGTCGTATCTGCTGCTGGTGCAACATATAAAGTTAACATTGAATCCATTCTCCGTTTGATTCGGGAGTCCGGTTATATTCCGGCACAACGTAACACCCGATATGACATCGTGCGCATGTTCGACGAAGAGAATTCCGTGCATGAAGATTTCGTAATGCAGAACTAATATTAATTATTTGAAATTACGCTTATACATGTTTTAAATGTTAATCGTAGATGAGTGTTTATGAAGCCAAGCCCACCGACTACTCCGTTTGGAGAGACGGTGGGCTTTTTGATTTTTCCGCAGATCAAGGTCATTAAACAGTACATCTTACGCAATTGCCGATATTTTATATTGAAATTGAACTGTTACAATGAGAAGGAACTTGTGTAGTCAGACATGCTGGGAAGGGGCTAGCTAACCGATGAAGAGAAGAATACTTGGAAAGACAGAACTAGACATACCTGTATTGAGCTTTGGAGCATCCTCACTCGGTTCAGTATTTCGTGACATTGACCGGGACGAAGGGGTTCGTACCGTACATGCTGCCGTAGATGCGGGGATGAATTACATAGACGTTTCACCTTACTACGGATTGACGAAGGCGGAGAATGTACTGGGTGAGGCCATTCGTAGCTTGCCGCGCAGTTCGTATATTTTATCAACCAAAGCCGGACGGTATGGGGAAAACGAGTTTGATTTTTCACGTCAGCGGATTCTGGATAGTGTGCAAGAGAGTCTGGATCGATTGCATACGGACTATATTGATATTTTATTCCTGCATGATATTGAATTTGTGCCAGCAGAGATTATTATCGAAGAAGCCTTTCCAACGTTGTTGCGTCTGAAAGAGCAGGGAGTTATTCGTCATGCGGGGATATGCGGATTGCCCTTGCCGTTGTTCGAGAAGGTTCTGCCACAGATCGATGCCGATGTGATCATCTCGTATTGTCATTATTCATTGAATGATACCTCATTGTTATCGTTGTTGCCCCTGTTGGAAAAGAAAGAAATTGGCCTCGTTAATGCTTCGCCTCTTTCTATGGGCTTGTTAAGTACCCGAGGTGCTCCTGCCTGGCATCCGGCAGATGAACGGGTGAAACAACTCTGCCTGAAGGCTGCCCGCTTCTGTGCAGAACAAGGCAGTGACATTGCCAAGCTGGCCGTGCAATTCTCGACGGCGAATGAACGAATTCCCACAACACTGGTGAGCAGTGCCAACCAGCGCAATATCGTCAATAATGCAGCTTGGATAGAAGAACCGATAGATCAAAGTCTGCTGGAGGAAGTGTTGCGCATTCTGGCACCATTGCATAATGAGACGTGGCCAAGCGGACGTCCTGAATATAATACAGAGCATCACAACATGACATCAGAAGCATCCAAGGGGGAACAACGATGAGAGCCATTGTATGTGAAGAAATAGACCGTTTGGAGCTGCAGGACCTGCCCCAACCGGAACGAGCAGAAGGGGAGGCACTGATTGCCATTCGGCGGATTGGTATCTGTGGAACGGATCTGCATGCGTACAAAGGCAATCAGCCGTTCTTTACCTATCCTCGCGTACTCGGTCATGAACTGGCGGCTGTTATTGAAGAGATCGGTCCGAACGATGCAGGGCTGCAGCCCGGGGATCAGGTAAGCATTATTCCGTATCTGCACTGCGGTCATTGTATTGCATGTCGCAATGGAAAAACCAATTGTTGTGTGTCCATGCAAGTCATGGGTGTGCATGTAGACGGTGGCATGAGAGAAAGAATCAGCGTGCCTGTCTCACATCTGCTCTCAGCAGAAGGATTGACGCTGGATGAGACGGCGATGGTAGAACCATTAAGCATTGGTGCTCATGCCGTCAGGAGAGCAGGAATCAAGCCTGGTGAGCATGTGGTTGTGGTTGGAGCAGGTCCCATTGGACTCGGTGTGATGGCATTCGCCAAACAGGCGGGAGCGCGTGTTATTGCTGTTGATCGTAATCTGGACAGGCTGGAACTTAGCCGTACTTGGGCTGGAGCGGATGACCTGGTTCAGGCCAATGAACATACTGTACAACAAGTGGCTGAAATCACGGGAGGTGACTATGCTACGGCTGTTTTTGACGCAACTGGTAATGTGAATTCCATGAATGAGGCCATTCAATATGTGGCGCATAGTGGTCAGCTCATTTTTGTAGGGCTGGTGAAAGCGGATATTACCTTTCATGATCCGGAGTTTCACAAGCGAGAGATGAGCATCCTGGGCAGTCGAAACGCAACCCGTGAAGATTTTGAACATGTCCTGTCCACCTTGCGTCAAAAGAAATTAAGCATGGATGGGTACATCACACACCGAGTGGAATTTAATGAGCTACCTATGGCAATAGACCAATGGCTTTTGCCAGATTCACATGTAGTCAAAGCTATCGTTGAGCTATAATATCAAGAAATTTTGATAACAAAAAAAACGCTCTCTGACCTTGGTGGACAATACTGTCCATCCATAGGGGAAGAGAGCGTTTTTTGTAAGTTGAATTAAAATTACACGATAACGAAGAGGACAGAAAAAACCTGAAAAAGCAAAGCGTTCGCCTTTATCCCCGGATTTTTCCCTTGAGAAAAGGGAATAGAAAAAATCTGGGGATAACAGCGATTGGAAGGTTGTTCTGTCATCGTAGTGTCAGTGTAAATATCTTTAGTTCAACTTACATGAGCTATTATTTTTCCGGATTCGTTACAATGCCCGCATGCGGATCAATGTGACGCACAATGGACTTCAACCAGATCATCTCCAGCACGTGTACCTCATAATAAAGTGCACCCGGGATCTGTTTGATCCATCCTTCCGCCATATCGAGTTGTGTTGAGTCAGAAGCTGCTTCTAGTGGTCCAGGTTCCCGGCGCAGCCGTTTGCGTACAGCTTTTTCAACTTGAGAGCTTTGCGTGGTCAAAATGCATATTTTGCGTTTGGAAGAGAAGCCCCTGAACGCAATGTACACCATTTCATAAGCAATAAGATAGGCGATTACCGAATACATCGCTTGGTCCCAGCCAAAGACAACCCCAGCGGCTGTCAGTATCAACAAGTTAAGCAGCATGATTATTTTTTCGATAAGCATCCGTTTCCCGCTAAATACACGTTCAGGTGGACGGGAAGACGGATCACCGATTTCCAGCGTATCCAGTGTCCCACCATACCGCACGACGAGCCCAATTCCGAGTCCGAGGCATAATCCGCCAAACATGGCGGCAGCCAGCGGGTGCTCTACAAGTGGCGGCATGGGATGAAGCACAATGGCACCGATCGAAAAGACAACCAGACCTAGAACAGTTACCAGTACAAATTTCTTCTGCACAATCTTGTAGGACAAAAATATAAACGGAACATTGAATAAAAATAGGAATAATCCAATCCTCATTTCGGTCCAGTGGGCGAACAGTGAGGAAATGCCTGTAATGCCTCCAATAATGATCTTATTGGGGTGTAAGAACAATTCAAGTCCCACGGAGGCCAGAATTCCGCCCGCAATCACAAGCAATAAGTTTAACCAGCGGCGGGTAGACGATATTCTGGTCTTGGCGGTGTTTGGCACCGGATTAGCCGATATCAGAGGTGCTTTCATAGGTCATCCTCCTTTGTGCGGCTTTCGAGCCATTCTCCCTGGGTTAGTCACAGAAAGATCGGCGTAGAGCCGCGAAGTACGATAGTATGTCTGTTCTGTACAGACATAGAATTTATCCTTCTTTCTGCAGAACCTTCGGTTCTTCTTTCTTTTTCCTAGGATCTTTGAACTTGAATATTTTATCCAATAAACGGAATACGTGTTTGGACTCTTTGGTCAATAAAGGACCCAGAATGGCCAGAATCAGGACATACAATGCAGCAAATGGTTGAATCATTGGTAACAGTCCCCCGGCTTTACCCATGTTCGCCAAGATGATGGAGAATTCCCCCCGTGACACAATGGTTAATCCAATATTGGCCGATGCTTTGGGCGATAGTCCTGCACTGCGTCCAGCCAGCATACCTGCCAGGAAGTTACCGAACAATGTAATAACAACTGCAATCAGAGCCAGCCACACGGCTTCGCCACCCAGGGACAACGGATCAATGGACAATCCGAAGCTGAAGAAGAAGATTGCTCCAAAGAAGTCACGGAACGGCAGAATCAAGTGCTCAATCCGTTTCGCATGTTCTGTTTCAGCAAGCACCAGTCCAACTAGCAATGCACCGATCGCTTCGGCAACATGAATGGTTTCAGAGAAACCGGCTACCAGGAACAAGGCTCCGAATACAACGAGAGAGAATAGCTCATTCGATCGAATTTTAAGCAATTTGTTTAGTAGTGGTGTTGCTTTACGTCCAAGGATAATCACGATAAGCATGAATCCGAGGGCAATAAGTGCGGACATGATGACGCCTCCGATGGAGGATGAATCACTAAGCACAAGTCCGGACAAGATCGAGATATATACAG belongs to Paenibacillus sp. FSL H8-0079 and includes:
- a CDS encoding zinc-binding alcohol dehydrogenase family protein, translating into MRAIVCEEIDRLELQDLPQPERAEGEALIAIRRIGICGTDLHAYKGNQPFFTYPRVLGHELAAVIEEIGPNDAGLQPGDQVSIIPYLHCGHCIACRNGKTNCCVSMQVMGVHVDGGMRERISVPVSHLLSAEGLTLDETAMVEPLSIGAHAVRRAGIKPGEHVVVVGAGPIGLGVMAFAKQAGARVIAVDRNLDRLELSRTWAGADDLVQANEHTVQQVAEITGGDYATAVFDATGNVNSMNEAIQYVAHSGQLIFVGLVKADITFHDPEFHKREMSILGSRNATREDFEHVLSTLRQKKLSMDGYITHRVEFNELPMAIDQWLLPDSHVVKAIVEL
- a CDS encoding aldo/keto reductase → MKRRILGKTELDIPVLSFGASSLGSVFRDIDRDEGVRTVHAAVDAGMNYIDVSPYYGLTKAENVLGEAIRSLPRSSYILSTKAGRYGENEFDFSRQRILDSVQESLDRLHTDYIDILFLHDIEFVPAEIIIEEAFPTLLRLKEQGVIRHAGICGLPLPLFEKVLPQIDADVIISYCHYSLNDTSLLSLLPLLEKKEIGLVNASPLSMGLLSTRGAPAWHPADERVKQLCLKAARFCAEQGSDIAKLAVQFSTANERIPTTLVSSANQRNIVNNAAWIEEPIDQSLLEEVLRILAPLHNETWPSGRPEYNTEHHNMTSEASKGEQR
- a CDS encoding YitT family protein, whose protein sequence is MKAPLISANPVPNTAKTRISSTRRWLNLLLVIAGGILASVGLELFLHPNKIIIGGITGISSLFAHWTEMRIGLFLFLFNVPFIFLSYKIVQKKFVLVTVLGLVVFSIGAIVLHPMPPLVEHPLAAAMFGGLCLGLGIGLVVRYGGTLDTLEIGDPSSRPPERVFSGKRMLIEKIIMLLNLLILTAAGVVFGWDQAMYSVIAYLIAYEMVYIAFRGFSSKRKICILTTQSSQVEKAVRKRLRREPGPLEAASDSTQLDMAEGWIKQIPGALYYEVHVLEMIWLKSIVRHIDPHAGIVTNPEK
- a CDS encoding cation:proton antiporter; translated protein: MDHLIFEVGLALVLIAAAGLLSAKLRFSVVPFYILIGMAVGPHAMKIWHLDFRFIESQPFIEFMGRIGILFLLFYLGLEFSVGRLIKSGRSIAVGGSIYIGINFTLGLIFGFVSGFPVAEALIIAGITTISSSAIVAKVLVDLKRTANPETEMILGIIMFEDVFLAVYISILSGLVLSDSSSIGGVIMSALIALGFMLIVIILGRKATPLLNKLLKIRSNELFSLVVFGALFLVAGFSETIHVAEAIGALLVGLVLAETEHAKRIEHLILPFRDFFGAIFFFSFGLSIDPLSLGGEAVWLALIAVVITLFGNFLAGMLAGRSAGLSPKASANIGLTIVSRGEFSIILANMGKAGGLLPMIQPFAALYVLILAILGPLLTKESKHVFRLLDKIFKFKDPRKKKEEPKVLQKEG